In a single window of the Limnohabitans sp. 2KL-27 genome:
- a CDS encoding microcompartment protein, translating to MATSKKATAPAQPPAKPAAELRVYLTLTDLQPQFSSWMSSPLGARGYVAMQGTNALLVEIAPGLSIQRVIDLALKAEPTLEPGILAVERQFGVLELHSNDSAALQRAGKVILQWMGAKAEDQLRPHLLYSDILENVTDQHAVLMNRTRQASMVLPGQNMLLMEVAPALFGAHMANEAEKVAPDLTLVECSMIGASGRMYLTGSMASLEKAKAHVEQLLAQIPGRG from the coding sequence ATGGCCACAAGCAAAAAAGCCACAGCGCCCGCCCAACCGCCTGCCAAGCCGGCCGCTGAGCTTCGGGTTTACCTGACGCTCACCGACCTGCAGCCCCAGTTCTCCTCGTGGATGAGTTCGCCCCTGGGCGCACGCGGCTACGTGGCGATGCAAGGCACCAACGCGCTGCTGGTCGAGATCGCCCCCGGTCTGTCCATTCAACGCGTGATTGATTTGGCCCTCAAGGCCGAGCCCACACTCGAGCCCGGCATCCTGGCGGTGGAGCGGCAGTTTGGCGTGCTGGAGTTGCACAGCAACGACAGCGCGGCGCTACAGCGAGCCGGAAAGGTCATCCTGCAATGGATGGGCGCGAAGGCCGAAGACCAGCTGCGCCCGCATCTGCTGTACAGCGACATTCTGGAAAATGTGACCGATCAGCACGCCGTGCTGATGAACCGGACACGCCAAGCCAGCATGGTGCTGCCTGGCCAGAACATGCTGCTCATGGAAGTGGCCCCGGCCCTGTTCGGTGCCCACATGGCCAACGAAGCCGAAAAGGTCGCCCCCGACTTGACCTTGGTCGAGTGCAGCATGATCGGTGCCAGTGGCCGCATGTACCTCACAGGCAGCATGGCTTCTCTCGAAAAAGCCAAAGCCCATGTGGAGCAACTGCTCGCGCAGATTCCGGGGCGCGGCTGA
- a CDS encoding RidA family protein, with protein MSVYDTLKSLNIELPPVAVPAAAYVPFVQTGNLVFLSGHIAKKDGKVWVGQLGKNISTAEGQQAARAVAIDLMGTLHAAVGDLNKVKRIVKVMSLVNSTGDFTEQHLVTNGCSELLGQVFGAQAGAHARSAFGVAQIPMGACVEIELIAEIG; from the coding sequence ATGAGCGTTTACGACACCCTGAAATCCCTGAACATCGAACTGCCCCCCGTGGCTGTACCTGCTGCCGCTTATGTGCCCTTTGTGCAGACCGGCAACCTGGTGTTCCTGTCGGGCCACATCGCCAAAAAAGACGGCAAAGTCTGGGTCGGCCAACTGGGCAAGAACATCAGCACCGCCGAAGGCCAACAAGCCGCACGCGCCGTGGCCATCGACCTGATGGGCACCCTGCATGCAGCAGTGGGCGATCTGAACAAGGTCAAACGCATCGTCAAAGTGATGAGCCTGGTCAACTCGACCGGCGACTTCACCGAGCAGCACCTGGTCACCAACGGTTGCAGCGAACTGCTGGGCCAGGTTTTTGGCGCACAGGCCGGCGCACACGCCCGCAGCGCCTTTGGGGTGGCGCAAATCCCGATGGGCGCTTGCGTCGAGATCGAACTGATCGCCGAAATCGGCTGA
- a CDS encoding EutN/CcmL family microcompartment protein, translated as MKTGTVIGRIVASKRLPELPAGALLEVQLDYPKDVVVCYDPMGCGIGERVMITIGAPAAWWFAPAHPRVVADALIIASLDNYDTPTPMR; from the coding sequence ATGAAAACAGGAACCGTGATCGGCCGCATCGTGGCCAGCAAGCGACTGCCCGAGTTGCCCGCTGGCGCATTGCTGGAGGTCCAACTGGACTACCCCAAGGACGTGGTGGTCTGCTACGACCCCATGGGCTGCGGCATTGGCGAGCGCGTGATGATCACCATCGGCGCGCCGGCTGCCTGGTGGTTCGCTCCGGCTCACCCGCGTGTGGTGGCCGATGCACTCATCATCGCCTCGCTCGACAACTATGACACCCCCACCCCGATGCGTTGA
- a CDS encoding transglutaminase family protein produces MRLAITHDTRYRYSPSVQTAQHVAHLQAADTPCQSVLRHTMQISPEASVQHSIDAFLNHRAYWALTHPHEGLSVRAYTEVETRAISPASALQSWEAVRDHFRYRGGQAGDVHAGMVFGSHHAPVHAAFADYAQSSFTPGRSLMQAAQALTARMHRDFHYETASTDINTPALEALQNKRGVCQDFAHILVACLRSLGLPARYVSGYLLTQPPPGQARLVGSDASHAWASVYMPELASHASQGWFDLDPTNDRCGLASPGEDYVRLAVGRDFADVSPLRGVLQGGGSHTLDVAVTVAPL; encoded by the coding sequence ATGCGCCTGGCCATCACGCACGACACCCGCTACCGCTACAGCCCCTCGGTGCAAACCGCGCAGCATGTGGCCCATCTGCAAGCGGCCGACACGCCCTGCCAAAGCGTCTTGCGCCATACGATGCAGATCTCGCCCGAGGCTTCGGTGCAGCACAGCATCGACGCTTTTTTGAACCACCGTGCCTATTGGGCGCTGACTCATCCGCACGAGGGCCTGAGCGTGCGGGCCTACACCGAGGTCGAGACCCGAGCGATCTCTCCAGCCAGCGCCCTGCAAAGCTGGGAAGCCGTGCGTGATCATTTCCGCTACCGGGGTGGCCAGGCGGGAGATGTGCATGCGGGCATGGTCTTTGGCTCGCACCATGCCCCGGTGCACGCGGCCTTTGCCGACTATGCGCAAAGCAGTTTCACGCCCGGGCGTTCGCTCATGCAAGCGGCCCAGGCTCTGACGGCCCGCATGCACCGCGATTTCCATTACGAAACGGCCAGCACCGACATCAACACCCCCGCTCTGGAAGCACTTCAGAACAAACGGGGGGTTTGCCAAGACTTTGCCCACATCCTGGTGGCCTGCCTGCGCTCGCTGGGCCTGCCGGCACGCTACGTGAGCGGCTACCTGCTCACCCAGCCGCCACCGGGCCAAGCCCGCTTGGTGGGCAGTGACGCCTCGCACGCTTGGGCCTCGGTGTATATGCCCGAACTGGCCAGCCACGCCAGCCAAGGCTGGTTCGACCTGGACCCGACCAATGACCGCTGCGGTCTGGCCAGTCCGGGCGAAGACTATGTGCGCCTGGCTGTGGGCAGGGATTTCGCCGATGTCTCACCCCTGCGCGGCGTGCTGCAAGGGGGCGGCTCTCACACACTCGACGTCGCGGTCACGGTAGCGCCGCTGTAG
- a CDS encoding ABC transporter permease translates to MRAETLRTLSWHALFLCVVLGLWEWGARAGWVDPSFMGSPLGIITFTLDNLTNARLWGDLGYTLLAVFASFVIGSVAAMITGLAFVTWPKFEAFCDPYVSAFNVLPRIALVPLFILWFGLGIGSKIALGVSLTFFIVLSSTVAGIRGVSQDHVTLTRTLGASSRQMFFSVTLPGAVPVLFSGLRLGVIYALLGVVGAEVIASERGLGQQLAYLGSTFNVNGVWSLLFDLALIGVLIMKLMNWIERRLLHWQ, encoded by the coding sequence ATGAGGGCTGAAACATTGCGTACGCTGTCATGGCATGCCCTGTTCCTTTGCGTGGTGCTGGGCTTATGGGAGTGGGGTGCACGAGCAGGTTGGGTTGATCCGAGTTTCATGGGCAGCCCGCTCGGCATCATCACATTCACGCTGGACAACCTGACCAACGCCCGCTTGTGGGGCGATCTGGGCTACACCCTGTTGGCCGTTTTCGCGTCTTTCGTCATAGGCTCGGTCGCCGCCATGATCACGGGCTTGGCCTTTGTCACCTGGCCCAAGTTCGAGGCTTTTTGCGACCCCTACGTCTCTGCCTTCAATGTGCTGCCGCGCATTGCGCTGGTGCCGCTGTTCATTTTGTGGTTTGGTTTGGGCATTGGCTCCAAGATCGCTCTCGGGGTTTCGCTGACGTTCTTTATCGTGCTGTCCAGCACGGTCGCCGGTATTCGGGGCGTCAGCCAAGACCATGTGACGCTCACCCGCACTCTGGGTGCCAGCAGTCGGCAGATGTTTTTTTCAGTCACATTGCCGGGCGCTGTTCCGGTGCTTTTCTCAGGATTGCGCCTTGGTGTGATCTACGCCTTGCTGGGCGTGGTGGGCGCAGAGGTGATTGCTTCCGAGCGCGGCCTCGGGCAACAACTCGCTTATCTGGGATCCACATTCAACGTCAACGGCGTCTGGTCGCTGCTGTTTGATCTGGCGCTCATTGGCGTCCTGATCATGAAGCTGATGAATTGGATCGAACGCCGTTTGCTGCACTGGCAATGA
- a CDS encoding BMC domain-containing protein, with protein sequence MSQAIGMIETKGYVAAFAAADAMVKAANVNIVGKKEVGGGLVAIIVSGDVGAVKAATEAGAEAAGAIGEVVSCHVIPRPHADVSKAFDGK encoded by the coding sequence ATGTCACAAGCCATCGGAATGATCGAAACCAAAGGTTATGTTGCTGCTTTCGCTGCCGCTGACGCCATGGTCAAAGCCGCCAACGTCAACATCGTTGGCAAAAAAGAAGTCGGTGGCGGCCTGGTCGCCATCATCGTCTCGGGCGATGTGGGTGCCGTCAAAGCTGCCACAGAAGCCGGTGCTGAAGCCGCAGGCGCGATCGGTGAGGTGGTGTCCTGCCACGTCATCCCACGTCCACACGCTGACGTGTCCAAAGCCTTCGACGGCAAGTGA
- a CDS encoding BMC domain-containing protein encodes MSTLRSYIFLDRLQPQLMCMLGSTARGFLPRHNDAAMVIEVAPGMDIEWLTDIALKHDDVKPGNLVVERQFGYLEFHGQSSSSVKSAGAAVLEAMGVSEKSVLKPEILASKVIDRVDGYHAFLINRSKSGSMLLPGESLYIMEMTTSSYALLVANEAEKAANVKLIDCRFMGPAGRLYLSGNASDVRAAAAVAEAVIRDAGGAA; translated from the coding sequence ATGTCCACTTTGCGCAGTTACATTTTTCTGGACCGCTTGCAGCCACAACTGATGTGCATGCTGGGCTCCACCGCCCGTGGTTTCTTGCCGCGCCACAACGACGCGGCCATGGTGATCGAAGTCGCCCCGGGCATGGACATCGAATGGTTGACCGACATCGCGCTCAAGCACGACGATGTCAAGCCCGGCAACCTGGTGGTCGAGCGTCAGTTCGGCTATCTGGAGTTCCACGGTCAGTCTTCTTCGTCGGTCAAGTCCGCCGGTGCTGCGGTCCTTGAGGCCATGGGTGTGAGCGAGAAAAGCGTGCTCAAGCCAGAAATTTTGGCCTCTAAAGTCATTGACCGGGTCGACGGCTACCACGCCTTTTTGATCAACCGCAGCAAGTCGGGCAGCATGCTCTTGCCCGGCGAGTCGCTCTACATCATGGAGATGACCACCTCGTCTTATGCGCTGCTGGTGGCCAACGAGGCCGAGAAGGCCGCCAACGTGAAACTGATCGACTGCCGCTTCATGGGCCCAGCCGGTCGCTTGTACCTGTCGGGCAATGCCTCGGACGTGCGCGCTGCAGCGGCCGTGGCCGAGGCGGTGATCCGTGACGCGGGGGGTGCTGCATGA
- a CDS encoding ABC transporter ATP-binding protein, translating to MIDAQRIDLSFDGTHLVLQGVDLNVKAGEFVALAGPSGCGKTTLLNLCAGLVDLPAGQRLMVAGEKPALGSHNVAYMLARDSLFPWLNALDNAAFGLKVRGVPIADARERAALMLKQVGLGGSEYRLPKALSHGMRQRVALARTFAMPSPLLLMDEPFGALDAQTKLQLQDLLLQLCQDGHRTVLFVTHDLSEAVALADRVMVMSSRPGRIVADVKVPLARPRSIRELQTSDEFHRTYAQVWKHLEEGWVHHEG from the coding sequence ATGATCGACGCGCAGCGCATCGACCTGAGCTTTGACGGCACCCATTTGGTGTTGCAGGGCGTAGACCTGAACGTCAAGGCCGGGGAGTTTGTTGCGCTTGCCGGCCCCAGCGGCTGCGGCAAAACCACCTTGCTCAACCTGTGCGCGGGGCTGGTGGATTTGCCTGCAGGTCAGCGGCTGATGGTGGCGGGCGAAAAGCCTGCACTCGGCAGCCACAACGTGGCTTACATGTTGGCCCGCGACAGTCTGTTCCCTTGGCTCAATGCGCTGGACAACGCCGCCTTTGGCCTGAAAGTTCGGGGCGTGCCCATTGCGGATGCCCGGGAACGGGCCGCTTTGATGCTCAAGCAGGTCGGACTCGGTGGGTCTGAGTACCGACTGCCCAAAGCCCTGTCTCATGGCATGCGCCAGCGCGTGGCACTGGCCCGCACCTTTGCCATGCCTTCGCCCCTGCTGCTGATGGACGAGCCCTTTGGGGCACTGGATGCGCAAACCAAGTTGCAGCTTCAAGACCTGCTATTGCAGTTGTGTCAGGACGGCCACCGAACGGTGCTGTTCGTGACACACGACCTGTCCGAAGCCGTCGCGCTGGCCGACCGGGTGATGGTGATGTCCTCGCGTCCAGGGCGCATCGTGGCCGATGTCAAAGTGCCGCTGGCGCGTCCGCGCTCTATCCGTGAGCTGCAGACCAGCGATGAATTCCACCGCACCTATGCCCAGGTTTGGAAACATCTCGAAGAAGGGTGGGTGCACCATGAGGGCTGA
- a CDS encoding aldehyde dehydrogenase family protein produces MSSSNPIELADHDLAALQEARDLLGRARQAAAALAQWTPEDAKRVAKEVAAALLPRAEFYAEWAVRESRIGKVADKIAKNQIACTLTPTAWDKVALGGVRRNDALRIVEIGRPAGVVVGLSNSTSPVATILFKTILCLMTRNALVISPHPVALGCCTAVTNELQAAIEKAGGPAHALQILTRPTVEATGALMRDARTDVILATGGTPMVRAAYGSGNPAIGVGSGNVPIYVDISADIEAAAKTIVADKNFDHGSPCQAPSVLLLHAGIAGSMQQALARQGAHVCTEEEAQKIQNHAFAGGKFNGKVVGRPAHEIAQAAGVQVPRDCQALVCPIANPQAGHVMLKEKLSPILGCVVVQDVDQGIGVARLMLQHSGAGHTTGIHSASAEQAVYWGAALDYYRVVVNGSTVHDSTGANTGLPYTFTIGTGYAGKSSVDCNVGPELLVNWKRVAFPLPGGWAGAMASGAALPAAPGQLSTLTPELQATVLRIVQEELEHLR; encoded by the coding sequence ATGAGTTCAAGCAATCCCATCGAACTGGCCGACCACGACCTGGCCGCCTTGCAGGAGGCCCGCGACTTGTTGGGCCGTGCCCGTCAAGCCGCTGCCGCGCTGGCTCAGTGGACGCCTGAGGATGCCAAGCGTGTGGCCAAAGAAGTGGCTGCGGCCTTGCTGCCGCGCGCCGAGTTTTATGCCGAGTGGGCCGTGCGCGAAAGTCGCATTGGCAAAGTGGCCGACAAGATCGCCAAAAACCAGATCGCCTGCACCCTGACGCCTACAGCTTGGGACAAGGTGGCCCTGGGCGGCGTGCGCCGCAACGATGCCCTGCGCATCGTCGAAATCGGCCGCCCGGCCGGTGTGGTGGTGGGTTTGTCCAACTCCACCTCGCCCGTGGCCACCATCCTGTTCAAGACCATCCTGTGCCTGATGACGCGCAACGCGCTGGTCATCTCGCCGCACCCAGTGGCGCTGGGCTGCTGCACTGCCGTGACGAACGAGCTGCAGGCGGCGATCGAAAAAGCCGGTGGTCCGGCCCATGCGCTGCAAATCCTGACCCGTCCCACCGTCGAGGCCACGGGTGCGCTGATGCGCGACGCCCGCACCGACGTGATTTTGGCCACCGGTGGCACGCCCATGGTGCGTGCGGCCTATGGCTCGGGCAACCCCGCCATTGGCGTGGGTTCGGGCAATGTGCCGATTTATGTGGACATCAGCGCCGACATCGAAGCGGCTGCTAAAACCATTGTGGCGGACAAGAACTTTGACCACGGCAGCCCCTGCCAGGCCCCATCGGTGCTCTTGTTGCACGCGGGCATTGCCGGGTCCATGCAGCAAGCCCTGGCCCGCCAAGGGGCGCATGTGTGCACGGAAGAAGAAGCGCAAAAAATCCAGAACCACGCCTTTGCGGGCGGCAAGTTCAACGGCAAAGTGGTCGGACGCCCTGCGCATGAGATCGCGCAGGCCGCTGGCGTGCAGGTGCCGCGCGACTGCCAAGCGCTGGTTTGCCCCATCGCCAACCCACAGGCTGGCCATGTGATGCTCAAGGAAAAGCTCTCGCCCATCCTGGGCTGCGTGGTGGTCCAAGACGTTGACCAGGGCATTGGTGTGGCGAGGCTCATGCTGCAGCACAGCGGTGCAGGCCACACCACCGGCATCCACTCGGCATCTGCCGAGCAGGCGGTGTACTGGGGCGCGGCGCTCGACTATTACCGTGTGGTCGTCAACGGCTCCACCGTGCACGACAGCACCGGTGCCAACACGGGCCTGCCTTACACCTTCACCATCGGCACGGGTTACGCGGGCAAAAGCTCGGTGGACTGCAACGTCGGCCCCGAGCTGCTGGTCAACTGGAAGCGCGTGGCCTTTCCGCTGCCGGGCGGTTGGGCCGGTGCCATGGCTTCGGGCGCTGCTTTGCCAGCGGCACCGGGCCAGCTGTCCACCCTCACGCCTGAACTTCAGGCCACCGTCCTGCGCATCGTGCAGGAAGAACTCGAACACCTTCGCTGA
- a CDS encoding nuclear transport factor 2 family protein — translation MSTDALREQIRTQVRKALGGASSPAPAADASVAALMRRFEAGYETVSAEAIVACFAPDVVWVLPDSRVLNGRAACLAFLKERFASPTGPKFSDSHMNVLGQTVVQNYKVSVPLPGGQMATLDGTDVYQIRNGLIARKDAYWKQVGMPKPAAAAPLSPAPAHAAPSPAGVVVPLRVGTAAQAAALTDLFKRLAASPALLQAAQSGLLRFDMRVDEAAVKAVAASAGASGGASAMAATTAIDPAACCPSCKEGKACECKDEHCDLHARKAGESVPELKGVIGEKLLKTLPASIKTVRIHPKAVLTPLGKEALRKRGITIERGATP, via the coding sequence ATGAGCACAGACGCCTTGCGCGAGCAAATTCGCACGCAGGTGCGAAAAGCTTTGGGCGGTGCGTCCAGCCCAGCCCCGGCGGCTGACGCGTCCGTGGCGGCTTTGATGCGCCGCTTTGAAGCCGGTTACGAGACCGTGAGCGCCGAGGCGATCGTGGCTTGCTTTGCGCCCGATGTGGTCTGGGTCCTGCCCGACTCGCGCGTGCTCAATGGCCGCGCCGCATGCTTGGCATTTTTGAAAGAACGCTTTGCCAGCCCCACTGGCCCGAAGTTTTCGGACTCGCACATGAACGTGCTGGGTCAGACCGTGGTGCAAAACTACAAAGTGTCCGTACCGCTGCCCGGTGGCCAAATGGCTACCCTCGACGGCACCGATGTCTACCAAATTCGCAATGGCCTGATCGCCCGCAAAGACGCTTACTGGAAGCAAGTGGGCATGCCCAAGCCTGCAGCTGCAGCGCCATTGTCTCCGGCGCCTGCACATGCCGCTCCCAGCCCCGCAGGCGTGGTGGTGCCCTTGCGTGTGGGCACGGCCGCACAAGCTGCCGCGCTGACCGACCTGTTCAAGCGCCTGGCCGCCAGCCCCGCGCTGCTGCAAGCGGCGCAATCGGGCTTGCTGCGCTTTGACATGCGTGTGGACGAAGCGGCGGTGAAAGCCGTGGCAGCCTCTGCTGGCGCGTCCGGCGGCGCCTCGGCCATGGCCGCCACCACCGCCATCGACCCGGCTGCTTGTTGCCCCTCGTGCAAAGAAGGCAAAGCCTGCGAATGCAAGGACGAGCATTGCGACCTGCATGCACGCAAGGCGGGCGAATCCGTGCCTGAACTCAAAGGTGTGATCGGCGAGAAGCTGCTCAAAACCTTGCCCGCCAGCATCAAAACTGTTCGCATCCACCCCAAAGCGGTCCTGACCCCTTTGGGCAAAGAAGCCCTGCGCAAGCGCGGCATCACCATTGAACGAGGAGCCACCCCATGA
- a CDS encoding TauD/TfdA family dioxygenase has product MNFRHIQVDPMTPTIGGMISGVDLNNTRSEDVYEEIKKALWQYGVVFFRKQALKPESYIRLGQNFGEMEQHEFFPHIEGHPQIQLISNQGNEAPETDRWHTDVTFRKKPNMVSILRITDLPPSGGDTMWMHAGAAYDALNPGMQQMLEGLQADHDLPWHFRRINASERFAKRASAKSGMMVTASEQECKMIENTPTVSHPAVITHPYNGRKILFVNSIWTKRLLGMHMDLSEAVLNMLYEWVKKPEFMVRFRWEKDSLAMWDNCATQHYAVFDYAPHYRAGQRMTCGSFVPTLNPGAGAGGQPSVMRQLLDTTRMQAANPREQQAVEAIFSALESVDLNAVASAAQRR; this is encoded by the coding sequence ATGAACTTCCGTCACATCCAGGTCGACCCCATGACGCCCACCATCGGCGGCATGATCAGCGGCGTTGACCTGAACAACACCCGATCAGAAGACGTCTACGAAGAAATCAAAAAAGCGCTGTGGCAATACGGCGTGGTGTTCTTCCGCAAGCAGGCCTTGAAGCCCGAGTCCTATATCCGTCTGGGCCAAAACTTTGGCGAGATGGAGCAGCACGAATTCTTTCCGCACATCGAGGGTCACCCCCAGATCCAACTGATCTCCAACCAAGGCAACGAAGCCCCCGAGACCGACCGCTGGCACACCGACGTGACCTTTCGCAAAAAGCCCAACATGGTTTCCATCTTGCGCATCACCGACTTGCCCCCCTCGGGCGGTGACACCATGTGGATGCACGCGGGCGCGGCTTACGATGCGCTCAACCCCGGCATGCAGCAAATGCTCGAAGGCCTGCAGGCCGACCACGACCTGCCTTGGCACTTCCGCCGCATCAACGCCAGCGAGCGCTTTGCCAAGCGTGCTTCTGCCAAGAGCGGCATGATGGTCACGGCCAGTGAGCAAGAGTGCAAGATGATCGAGAACACGCCCACGGTGTCGCACCCTGCCGTGATCACCCACCCTTACAACGGCCGCAAGATCTTGTTCGTCAATTCGATCTGGACCAAGCGCTTGCTGGGCATGCACATGGACCTGTCCGAGGCCGTTTTGAACATGCTCTACGAGTGGGTCAAAAAGCCCGAGTTCATGGTGCGTTTCCGCTGGGAAAAAGATTCCTTGGCCATGTGGGACAACTGTGCCACGCAGCACTACGCCGTGTTCGACTACGCGCCGCACTACCGCGCAGGCCAGCGCATGACTTGCGGCAGTTTTGTGCCCACACTCAACCCCGGTGCTGGGGCTGGTGGTCAGCCTTCGGTGATGCGCCAGTTGCTGGACACCACCCGCATGCAAGCGGCCAACCCGCGAGAGCAGCAGGCGGTGGAAGCCATCTTCAGCGCGCTGGAAAGCGTGGATCTGAACGCCGTGGCCAGTGCCGCTCAGCGCCGTTGA